From Cecembia calidifontis, one genomic window encodes:
- a CDS encoding FKBP-type peptidyl-prolyl cis-trans isomerase yields MKVEKNKVVAIAYELHVDDGENGKEFFERVSKEKPFYFLFGAGNILPKLEEAIEGKSAGESFEVFIDFENGYGDYDESKKVIIPKANFKENGKKQKDILKVGKVIPMQDDQGNQLRGEITKIDYKGVHMDFNSPLAGLDLYFKGEIVSIRDADPEEIDHGHVHGPGGHHH; encoded by the coding sequence ATGAAAGTAGAAAAAAATAAAGTTGTCGCCATCGCTTATGAACTGCATGTGGATGACGGTGAAAATGGAAAAGAATTTTTTGAAAGAGTTTCCAAAGAAAAACCTTTTTATTTCCTCTTTGGTGCCGGAAATATTTTGCCCAAACTGGAAGAAGCCATTGAGGGAAAAAGTGCAGGGGAATCCTTTGAGGTTTTTATAGATTTTGAGAACGGTTATGGGGATTATGATGAAAGTAAAAAAGTCATCATTCCTAAGGCCAATTTCAAAGAGAACGGCAAAAAACAAAAAGACATCTTAAAAGTGGGCAAAGTCATCCCGATGCAGGATGATCAGGGCAATCAACTCAGAGGGGAAATCACAAAAATTGATTACAAGGGTGTTCACATGGATTTTAACTCCCCTTTGGCCGGCTTGGACCTTTATTTCAAAGGGGAAATTGTATCCATCCGTGATGCCGATCCCGAAGAAATTGACCATGGACATGTGCATGGACCTGGAGGGCATCATCATTGA
- a CDS encoding DUF4382 domain-containing protein: protein MRNLVKSLSLVFLTVFFLSSCDMETDRDQIRDGHARVNFYLIDAPAAYDEVWVEILEVRILMKGNNESNESAWINLPYERNNNKINLLSLTGGNSEHLGEMEIPAGEISQIRLVLGDDNYIMQNGRRIDLKTPSAQQSGLKLKVNKPLEAGISYDLVIDFDASRSIVRAGNSGQYILKPVLRVVAQELATVEGTVLPLEAGPVQVSAILGQDTVGTFTDNNGMFLLRGLRGGTYNFWFVPQEGYQDSLIQNITLPVGQITKLDPVILEKAVEE from the coding sequence ATGAGAAATCTTGTTAAATCCTTATCACTCGTTTTTTTGACCGTTTTTTTCTTAAGTTCCTGCGACATGGAAACTGATCGGGATCAGATCCGTGATGGGCATGCCAGGGTCAACTTTTACCTTATTGATGCTCCCGCAGCTTATGATGAAGTATGGGTTGAAATACTTGAAGTCAGGATTTTGATGAAAGGGAACAATGAATCTAACGAAAGCGCCTGGATCAACCTTCCCTATGAGAGAAACAACAATAAAATCAACCTCCTATCCCTAACAGGGGGAAATTCAGAACACCTGGGGGAAATGGAAATTCCTGCAGGAGAAATTTCCCAAATCAGGTTGGTACTTGGTGATGACAATTATATCATGCAAAATGGCAGGAGAATAGACCTGAAAACACCCAGTGCCCAGCAGAGCGGCTTAAAACTAAAGGTAAATAAGCCCTTAGAGGCAGGAATTTCCTATGACCTTGTTATTGATTTTGACGCTTCCAGATCCATTGTAAGGGCAGGCAACTCCGGTCAATATATTCTAAAACCCGTTTTAAGGGTAGTAGCCCAAGAATTGGCCACTGTGGAAGGAACAGTACTTCCTCTTGAAGCCGGACCGGTGCAGGTATCTGCCATTTTGGGACAAGACACTGTGGGTACTTTCACAGACAACAATGGCATGTTTCTCTTGAGAGGTCTTAGAGGCGGAACTTATAATTTCTGGTTTGTTCCACAAGAAGGTTACCAGGATTCTTTAATCCAAAACATCACCCTGCCTGTTGGACAAATTACCAAACTCGATCCGGTTATCCTGGAAAAAGCAGTAGAGGAATAA
- a CDS encoding TIGR00730 family Rossman fold protein: MKKITVYCGSNKGKNPIFAEGALALANEMIKRDLSLVYGAGNVGLMGVIADAMLEAGKNVYGVIPQKLVDIEVAHQGCTELTVVETMRDRKWLMAEKGDGFIAMPGGIGTFEELFEIMTLNQLAYIRKPLALYNVNGYYEGLLQFLKHAVKEGFLHQAQLDLLIVGDNPAVILDKMAAFEPTFIEKWEVK, translated from the coding sequence ATGAAGAAAATCACGGTCTATTGTGGCTCAAATAAAGGAAAGAATCCCATTTTTGCCGAGGGGGCTTTGGCCCTGGCAAATGAAATGATTAAAAGGGACCTCTCCTTGGTATATGGAGCTGGGAATGTTGGTCTTATGGGTGTAATTGCAGATGCCATGCTGGAGGCGGGGAAAAATGTCTATGGGGTGATTCCTCAAAAGCTTGTGGATATTGAGGTGGCACATCAGGGATGTACGGAACTGACAGTGGTAGAAACCATGCGAGACAGAAAATGGCTCATGGCTGAGAAAGGGGATGGCTTTATTGCCATGCCAGGAGGGATTGGAACCTTTGAAGAACTTTTTGAGATCATGACCTTAAACCAATTGGCCTATATCCGTAAACCCTTGGCTTTGTATAATGTAAATGGGTATTATGAAGGCCTTTTGCAGTTTTTAAAACATGCTGTAAAGGAAGGGTTCCTACATCAGGCCCAATTGGACCTGCTTATTGTAGGGGATAACCCTGCTGTAATTTTAGATAAAATGGCTGCTTTTGAGCCAACTTTTATCGAAAAGTGGGAAGTGAAATAA
- a CDS encoding ABC transporter permease: MNLSFFIASRYFRSKKKRNFITILSRISMIGVAVGTMALVVVLSVFNGLEDLVRSLYASFDAELKIEAAAGKSFEVEAAWLESIQNIEGVEIVTEVIEDNALFKYRDYQHLARLKGVSDNYLDHGRFGRGYTWGNLDLGTSGRPKAIIGRGVGFFLSMDLDNEFEMLQVFYPKAPRSAGTIDPSQLYNTGVLRPAAFFSVDKEFDDNYIIAPLDFVASLLNYGSRRTALEIKVGEGENIQKVKKRLRAHLGEGFTVKDTDEQHAGLLRTIKIEKLFVFITLSFILAVASFNIFFSLSMMAIEKKKDTAILFAIGAREKLVRSIYLKQGAIIAFSGALIGLVLGFVLVWAQDTFGLVSLGIASSVIENYPVKMVWTDFFWTSVAVIAITFLASYRPALIASKVRPNDL, translated from the coding sequence TTGAACCTTTCATTTTTTATAGCATCCCGGTATTTCCGTAGCAAAAAGAAGCGGAATTTTATCACCATTCTGTCCCGTATATCCATGATTGGAGTTGCAGTGGGGACTATGGCCCTGGTCGTTGTTCTATCTGTTTTCAATGGACTGGAAGATCTTGTCAGGTCTCTGTATGCCTCTTTTGATGCGGAGCTTAAAATAGAAGCTGCGGCAGGGAAATCCTTTGAAGTGGAGGCTGCATGGCTGGAGTCCATACAAAATATAGAAGGGGTGGAAATCGTAACTGAGGTAATTGAGGACAATGCCTTATTTAAATACAGGGATTACCAGCATTTGGCCAGGTTGAAAGGTGTTTCCGATAATTACCTGGATCATGGGAGGTTTGGAAGAGGTTATACCTGGGGGAACTTAGATCTTGGAACTTCCGGAAGGCCAAAAGCAATCATTGGAAGGGGTGTTGGTTTTTTCCTTTCCATGGACCTTGATAATGAATTCGAAATGTTACAAGTGTTTTATCCGAAAGCTCCAAGAAGTGCAGGGACGATTGATCCTTCCCAATTATACAATACTGGGGTTTTGCGCCCTGCAGCTTTTTTTAGTGTTGACAAAGAGTTCGATGACAATTACATTATTGCTCCACTGGACTTTGTGGCAAGTCTCTTGAATTACGGATCAAGGAGAACAGCACTTGAAATCAAAGTAGGAGAAGGAGAAAATATTCAGAAGGTAAAAAAGAGGCTTAGGGCACATTTAGGGGAAGGATTTACTGTAAAAGATACAGATGAACAGCATGCCGGATTACTACGGACTATTAAAATTGAGAAGCTTTTTGTTTTTATAACTTTGAGTTTTATTCTGGCTGTAGCTTCTTTCAATATCTTTTTTTCGCTTTCCATGATGGCGATAGAAAAAAAGAAAGACACAGCGATTTTGTTTGCTATCGGGGCTAGGGAAAAATTGGTACGGAGTATTTATCTTAAACAAGGGGCTATTATTGCCTTTTCAGGTGCTTTGATTGGGCTTGTTTTAGGCTTTGTTCTGGTGTGGGCACAGGATACCTTCGGATTGGTTTCTTTGGGTATAGCTTCTTCGGTGATTGAAAATTACCCTGTAAAAATGGTTTGGACGGACTTTTTCTGGACAAGTGTAGCAGTGATAGCCATTACATTTCTTGCATCTTATAGGCCAGCCTTGATTGCTTCTAAGGTAAGGCCAAACGATTTATAA
- a CDS encoding DUF2784 domain-containing protein, producing the protein MNESFFLNIGDIFFTCFHSALIVFNLFGWAWKPLRKWHLVSISLTFASWIVLGIWYGWGYCPLTDWHWEILSKMGKQNLPHSYIAYLMQRVLSLNLATDLVNALTLGLALMALALSLFVNFKKRRK; encoded by the coding sequence ATGAACGAATCCTTCTTTTTAAATATAGGGGACATTTTTTTTACCTGCTTTCATTCCGCTTTGATAGTATTCAACCTCTTCGGATGGGCTTGGAAACCCCTAAGAAAATGGCATTTGGTAAGCATCTCGCTCACTTTCGCTTCCTGGATAGTTTTAGGAATTTGGTATGGCTGGGGCTACTGTCCCTTAACAGATTGGCATTGGGAAATCTTAAGCAAAATGGGAAAACAGAATTTACCTCATTCCTACATTGCCTATTTGATGCAAAGAGTATTGAGCCTAAACTTGGCAACCGATTTGGTAAATGCCCTGACATTGGGCTTGGCACTGATGGCACTGGCATTATCTCTATTTGTAAACTTTAAAAAGCGGCGGAAATAA
- a CDS encoding deoxyguanosinetriphosphate triphosphohydrolase encodes MMHWEKLLSSGRFDPLKKTKDPQDSVRTEFEKDYDRIIFSAPFRNLQDKTQVFPLPEHHFVHTRLTHSLEVSSVGRSLGKSVGEFLLEKHPHLSTIGIHAADIGAIVAAAALTHDIGNPPFGHAGEEAISDFFRHHPYGYVWQPYVTSQEWADLCNFEGNAQGFRMLVSKKNGLQLSYATLAAFTKYPRPSLVFERNKERRSQKKYGFFSDQKDDFNHLAEVLGIGKANSDCWLRHPLAFLVEAADDICYSIIDLEDGCTLGLVSVEQTIALLGRILGEKFQPEKLEKYSFESQKLAILRAMAIGKLIEECVQAFKEKEEDILKGVFDQSLTDIIPAAQALSEISNLSVEKIYRSKPVLEKEAAGFQVLEGLLEVFSQALNHKYYQTDLYSGKDRSILRLLPSDFPMEGWGEQTNPYPMLRALVDFISGMTDKFALSLYRKVKGIALPGT; translated from the coding sequence ATGATGCACTGGGAAAAATTATTAAGTTCAGGAAGATTTGATCCTTTGAAGAAAACAAAGGACCCTCAGGATTCCGTCCGGACTGAATTTGAAAAAGATTATGATAGGATTATTTTTTCTGCACCTTTCCGCAATTTACAGGATAAGACTCAGGTCTTTCCTTTGCCTGAGCACCATTTTGTCCATACCCGTCTGACCCATAGTCTTGAAGTTTCCAGTGTAGGAAGATCTTTGGGAAAGTCAGTAGGGGAATTCCTTTTGGAAAAACATCCTCATCTGTCTACAATCGGGATCCATGCAGCGGACATTGGGGCTATTGTTGCCGCGGCGGCTCTGACCCATGATATTGGCAATCCGCCCTTCGGTCATGCAGGGGAAGAGGCTATTTCTGATTTTTTCAGGCATCATCCTTATGGTTACGTTTGGCAGCCCTATGTGACTTCTCAAGAATGGGCAGATCTCTGTAATTTTGAAGGAAATGCCCAAGGATTCAGGATGCTTGTTTCCAAAAAGAACGGGCTGCAATTGTCCTATGCCACCCTTGCTGCATTTACAAAATATCCCCGCCCTTCCCTGGTTTTTGAAAGGAATAAAGAAAGAAGGAGTCAGAAAAAGTATGGTTTTTTTTCAGATCAAAAGGATGATTTCAATCACTTGGCAGAGGTTTTGGGTATTGGCAAGGCCAATTCAGATTGTTGGTTAAGGCATCCTTTGGCTTTTTTGGTGGAGGCAGCCGATGATATCTGCTACAGCATTATTGACCTAGAGGACGGCTGCACACTTGGACTGGTGTCCGTTGAACAAACGATAGCTTTGCTAGGTAGGATTCTTGGGGAAAAGTTTCAGCCGGAGAAATTGGAAAAATACAGTTTTGAATCCCAGAAGCTGGCCATATTAAGGGCCATGGCCATTGGCAAATTGATAGAGGAATGTGTTCAGGCCTTTAAAGAAAAAGAGGAGGATATCCTTAAGGGAGTTTTTGACCAATCTCTGACAGACATAATTCCTGCTGCTCAGGCATTATCCGAGATTTCCAATCTATCAGTGGAAAAAATCTATCGGTCTAAGCCGGTCTTGGAAAAAGAAGCTGCCGGATTTCAGGTCTTGGAGGGACTGCTGGAAGTATTTTCGCAGGCGCTCAACCATAAATATTACCAGACAGATTTGTATTCCGGAAAGGACAGGAGCATACTCAGGCTATTGCCCAGTGATTTTCCAATGGAAGGCTGGGGGGAGCAAACCAATCCCTACCCTATGTTAAGGGCACTGGTGGATTTCATTTCGGGAATGACAGATAAGTTTGCCCTTTCACTGTATAGAAAGGTAAAAGGGATTGCACTGCCCGGAACATGA
- a CDS encoding GAF domain-containing protein: MAESLYIPKETDKAGIYQAILPQIEALISGETDLYANLANVAAVLKEAFGFFWVGFYLVKDNELVLGPFQGPLACTRISFGKGVCGTAWKESRTQLVPDVDLFPGHIACSSASKSEIVVPGIKDGKVWCVLDVDSDQLDDFDQNDKIFLEELMQLLSAKQSK; encoded by the coding sequence ATGGCAGAATCATTGTACATACCCAAAGAAACTGACAAAGCCGGAATTTACCAGGCCATACTCCCACAAATTGAAGCATTGATTAGCGGCGAAACTGACCTTTATGCCAACCTTGCCAATGTTGCTGCGGTGTTGAAAGAAGCTTTTGGCTTTTTTTGGGTAGGTTTCTACCTGGTCAAAGACAATGAACTGGTACTGGGTCCTTTTCAGGGTCCTTTGGCATGCACAAGAATCTCATTTGGAAAAGGGGTGTGCGGAACAGCATGGAAGGAATCCCGTACCCAATTGGTTCCAGATGTAGATCTTTTCCCAGGACATATTGCATGTAGTTCTGCGTCAAAATCTGAAATTGTGGTTCCCGGAATAAAAGATGGAAAGGTTTGGTGTGTTCTGGATGTGGACAGTGACCAATTGGATGATTTTGATCAAAATGACAAAATTTTCCTGGAAGAGCTGATGCAGCTATTGTCAGCAAAACAATCAAAATAA
- the rbfA gene encoding 30S ribosome-binding factor RbfA — translation MESKRQQKYSKLIQKEIGEIFQKEAKHLLGTSFVTVSRVIVSPDLGLAKVYLSFLLEKDKPVFDKLNEKKSELRKHLGNRIGKSVRIVPEIALFMDDSASYAQHMDKVISSLDIPEASDEEEEEED, via the coding sequence ATGGAAAGTAAAAGACAGCAGAAATACAGCAAATTGATCCAAAAAGAGATTGGGGAGATATTTCAAAAGGAAGCCAAACACCTTTTGGGGACTTCCTTTGTGACTGTTTCCCGTGTAATTGTAAGTCCTGACCTGGGATTGGCAAAAGTTTACCTCAGTTTTTTATTGGAAAAGGATAAGCCTGTTTTTGATAAGCTTAATGAAAAAAAGAGCGAACTTAGGAAGCACCTTGGGAATAGGATAGGAAAAAGTGTGAGGATAGTTCCTGAAATCGCACTTTTCATGGATGATTCTGCCTCTTATGCCCAACATATGGACAAAGTTATTTCATCATTGGACATTCCCGAGGCTTCCGATGAGGAGGAAGAGGAGGAGGATTAA
- a CDS encoding TSUP family transporter translates to MVHFFNNFFKLILVGHKAGKAVLVSFGIPAVIAAFAGSWVLLNITDWEPLFSYQLFGKTFTVEPVKFIISILLIIFASMDLIPYFQKLQFGKEKLPIGGMLSGFFGGLSGNQGGLRSAFLIKADLSKEAFIGTAVVVSTFVDFTRLSGYATRFLKADLMDNILLVSMATLSAIIGAYLGNKLLKKVTLKFLQITVAVMLILISIALGAGWI, encoded by the coding sequence GTGGTGCATTTTTTCAACAACTTTTTCAAGCTCATTTTAGTGGGTCATAAAGCAGGTAAAGCAGTTTTAGTCTCCTTTGGCATCCCTGCCGTGATTGCCGCTTTTGCAGGTTCTTGGGTATTGCTCAACATTACAGATTGGGAACCGCTTTTCTCTTATCAACTGTTTGGAAAAACTTTTACGGTTGAACCGGTCAAGTTCATCATCTCCATTCTCCTGATCATTTTTGCTTCCATGGACCTGATCCCTTATTTCCAGAAACTGCAATTTGGTAAGGAAAAACTTCCTATTGGAGGGATGTTAAGCGGGTTCTTCGGGGGGCTTTCCGGAAATCAAGGCGGCCTACGCTCAGCCTTTTTGATCAAAGCAGATTTATCCAAAGAAGCCTTTATTGGTACTGCTGTGGTAGTTTCCACTTTTGTCGATTTCACAAGATTAAGTGGATATGCCACCAGGTTCCTGAAGGCCGACCTAATGGATAATATCCTACTCGTCTCCATGGCTACCCTATCTGCCATTATTGGTGCCTACTTAGGCAACAAACTCCTGAAAAAAGTGACACTTAAATTTCTTCAGATAACTGTGGCCGTCATGCTTATTTTAATTTCTATTGCCCTCGGCGCTGGGTGGATTTAA
- the ribD gene encoding bifunctional diaminohydroxyphosphoribosylaminopyrimidine deaminase/5-amino-6-(5-phosphoribosylamino)uracil reductase RibD codes for MLDVHDKYMLRAIELAELGRGKVSPNPMVGCVIVHDGIIIGEGYHEYYGGPHAEPNAIRAVQNPDLIKTSTGYVSLEPCAHWGKTPPCANLLLDVGIKKVVIGAVDSNPLVGGKGIQILQKAGIEVISGVLNEKVRAQNVRFFTFMEKKRPYIILKWAQTLDGFVARENYDSKWISNPYSRQLVHKWRSEEDAIMVGTLTAQYDNPKLNVRDWTGENPIRVVIDRHLKLNQELFLFDGTQHTLCYNQEKDELGPQSEKVRLKEAFDLEDILEDLYKRKIQSLIVEGGAQVLKKFIDKELWDEARVFTGNIAFGKGIPSPVISGQVGKQYDIQGDLLTIWHPKPKR; via the coding sequence ATGTTGGATGTTCATGACAAATACATGCTCAGGGCCATTGAATTGGCGGAATTAGGTAGAGGGAAAGTTAGCCCTAATCCAATGGTGGGCTGTGTTATTGTCCATGATGGAATCATTATTGGGGAGGGATATCATGAATATTATGGAGGACCACATGCTGAGCCCAATGCCATCCGTGCTGTTCAAAATCCGGATTTGATTAAAACTTCCACAGGCTATGTGAGCTTGGAGCCCTGCGCACATTGGGGGAAAACACCTCCATGCGCAAACTTATTGTTGGATGTAGGTATAAAAAAAGTGGTCATCGGTGCAGTGGATTCCAATCCCTTGGTAGGTGGCAAAGGCATTCAAATACTACAAAAAGCAGGAATAGAAGTAATAAGTGGCGTGCTTAATGAAAAGGTGAGAGCACAAAATGTCCGCTTTTTTACTTTTATGGAAAAAAAGCGGCCTTACATTATCCTCAAGTGGGCCCAGACATTGGATGGCTTTGTTGCCAGAGAAAATTACGATTCCAAGTGGATCAGCAATCCCTATAGCAGACAACTGGTCCATAAGTGGAGATCGGAAGAAGATGCGATCATGGTGGGGACTTTGACGGCACAATATGACAACCCCAAACTCAATGTCAGGGACTGGACTGGGGAAAACCCCATCCGTGTGGTGATTGACCGCCATTTGAAATTGAATCAGGAATTATTCCTTTTTGACGGTACCCAACATACCTTGTGCTATAATCAGGAAAAAGATGAGCTAGGCCCTCAATCTGAAAAAGTCCGGCTCAAAGAAGCTTTTGACCTGGAGGATATTTTAGAGGATCTTTACAAAAGAAAAATACAGAGCCTCATAGTAGAAGGAGGCGCGCAAGTGCTCAAAAAATTTATAGACAAGGAACTTTGGGATGAAGCACGTGTTTTTACAGGAAATATTGCCTTTGGCAAAGGAATACCCAGCCCAGTAATCTCGGGACAGGTTGGGAAGCAATATGATATTCAGGGTGACCTTCTTACTATTTGGCATCCCAAACCCAAACGTTAA
- a CDS encoding DUF4382 domain-containing protein, with product MKKTNLIFLLFLFCCFSCATEDLNRSNGLVNVFIIGSPGEFDEIWLEILGAEVKTTGGRGTDNTIPVFLPNTQTDKRVNVGALTASSQFLVGRGEFSEGNILEIKLLLGDDNFIIVGNQRIPLLFNSEQAKEPILLVNYAIRGGISHDIFLDFDAFSSFQISGGLEPMIALDPEIRPFLSLNTGRASGSISPANQRVAIVTVDENDILWSTTSSQAPSGNFSLRGLEAGKLYRTFILPFNPAYLPDTLDSVRVNVIQNRQLGTINLRLRN from the coding sequence GTGAAAAAGACCAACTTGATTTTCCTTTTATTTTTGTTTTGTTGTTTTTCCTGTGCTACGGAAGACTTAAACAGATCCAATGGCCTGGTCAATGTCTTTATTATTGGTTCGCCCGGTGAGTTTGATGAGATTTGGCTAGAGATCCTTGGTGCAGAAGTAAAAACAACCGGGGGTAGAGGGACAGACAATACCATCCCTGTTTTCTTGCCCAATACACAAACGGACAAAAGGGTAAATGTAGGAGCCCTTACCGCAAGCTCCCAGTTTTTGGTGGGAAGAGGAGAATTTTCAGAAGGAAATATCCTGGAAATCAAACTTCTCTTGGGAGACGACAACTTTATAATCGTAGGAAATCAAAGAATTCCATTATTGTTCAATTCAGAACAGGCAAAAGAACCCATTCTTTTGGTCAATTATGCCATACGGGGGGGTATATCGCATGATATTTTCCTGGATTTTGATGCATTTAGTTCCTTTCAGATCAGCGGAGGTTTAGAGCCCATGATTGCTTTAGATCCTGAAATAAGACCTTTTCTCTCCCTGAATACAGGAAGGGCAAGCGGAAGTATCTCCCCCGCCAATCAGAGGGTAGCCATCGTAACCGTCGATGAAAATGACATCTTATGGAGTACCACCTCAAGCCAAGCTCCATCCGGGAATTTTTCTCTGAGAGGATTAGAGGCAGGAAAACTTTACAGGACATTCATCCTTCCATTTAATCCTGCTTATCTCCCTGATACATTGGACAGCGTCAGGGTAAATGTAATCCAAAACAGACAATTGGGTACCATTAATTTGAGATTAAGAAACTGA
- a CDS encoding oxidoreductase, protein MKKIRTALVGYGSVAEKMHAPLISVCDDLELVAVVERNGERSKEKYPEIQIFKSLEDLLKADAADLIVIVTPNEFHFHYAKMALEAGKHVVVDKPVTVHPSETKILHQLAKEKGKILSVFQNRRWDGDIQTIRKLLQEETLGRIVHFESHFDRFRPHLADNWREKDVPGNGITYDLGTHLIDQTVMLFGKPKWVYAEILKQRKGAVADDFFDITLMYEGMKTRLTASVMVNAPLPKFLVLGEKGSYVKYGLDVQEKAFKAGEIPEGPNWGLENAEAWGTLHLENASIPYPTERGDYRYFYQNIADAIFGKAELKVKIEEAISVLEIIEAAFQSNREGRRIAL, encoded by the coding sequence ATGAAAAAAATCAGAACAGCATTGGTGGGCTATGGGTCAGTCGCGGAAAAAATGCATGCCCCACTAATTTCGGTATGTGATGATCTGGAATTGGTAGCAGTAGTGGAAAGAAATGGAGAGCGCTCCAAGGAAAAATATCCCGAAATCCAAATATTCAAAAGTTTGGAGGATTTATTGAAAGCCGATGCAGCTGATCTGATCGTCATTGTCACACCGAATGAGTTCCATTTTCATTATGCCAAAATGGCTTTGGAAGCTGGTAAGCATGTAGTAGTGGATAAGCCGGTGACGGTACATCCCAGTGAAACTAAAATACTTCATCAACTGGCCAAGGAAAAAGGAAAGATACTTTCTGTTTTTCAAAACCGCCGATGGGATGGTGACATTCAGACCATCCGGAAATTGCTCCAAGAGGAAACGCTGGGAAGGATTGTTCATTTCGAATCCCATTTTGACCGGTTTAGGCCACATTTGGCGGACAACTGGAGAGAGAAAGATGTACCGGGAAATGGCATTACCTATGATCTGGGCACTCATTTGATAGACCAAACCGTCATGTTGTTTGGCAAACCTAAATGGGTTTATGCAGAGATATTGAAACAGCGCAAAGGAGCTGTTGCAGATGATTTTTTTGATATTACCCTGATGTATGAGGGAATGAAAACAAGGCTTACGGCCAGTGTGATGGTCAATGCCCCTTTGCCCAAATTTTTGGTCTTAGGTGAAAAAGGAAGCTATGTGAAATACGGCCTGGATGTCCAGGAAAAAGCTTTCAAGGCAGGGGAAATACCCGAAGGTCCTAATTGGGGATTAGAAAATGCAGAAGCCTGGGGCACCTTGCACCTGGAAAATGCTTCAATTCCCTATCCAACGGAAAGAGGTGATTACCGGTATTTTTATCAAAACATAGCAGATGCTATTTTTGGAAAAGCAGAATTGAAGGTTAAAATAGAGGAAGCAATCTCAGTTCTTGAAATTATTGAAGCTGCTTTTCAAAGTAATAGGGAAGGCAGAAGGATAGCACTTTGA